Proteins from one Triticum aestivum cultivar Chinese Spring chromosome 7A, IWGSC CS RefSeq v2.1, whole genome shotgun sequence genomic window:
- the LOC123152190 gene encoding uncharacterized protein gives MDQFHHGHHVRLRSRVHGTYLHADDDGHGVFLRQHRASMNAAWAVHRHQIQNEQYLLLHSAAYGRYLAATDVPAPRDHRGLRVEQRNYNHPEVDAMVWQVILSESGEGVYLRHIGGRRLRANGRYWNTDATVDYVDDLDNISRKMLWVVEQIPSREIIPPLPRPTRLPHLTLRSRLIMYILPTVYGALLARGTFVFRGRSVYRLRKELARQLGVIVNVEDSDLFMCLPTQDGRIFPLVVDLPRSGQTLHIVVVVAGTPAQAALRYADVDA, from the exons ATGGATCAGTTCCATCATGGCCACCACGTGCGGCTGCGCAGCCGCGTGCACGGCACGTACCTGCACGCAGACGACGACGGGCATGGCGTCTTCCTCCGCCAACACCGGGCGTCGATGAACGCGGCTTGGGCGGTTCACCGGCACCAGATCCAGAACGAGCAGTACCTGCTCCTCCACAGCGCCGCCTACGGCCGCTACCTCGCCGCCACGGACGTGCCGGCGCCGCGCGACCACCGCGGGCTCCGCGTCGAGCAGCGCAACTACAACCATCCTGAAGTGGATGCAATGGTTTGGCAGGTCATCCTGTCGGAATCCGGGGAAGGGGTCTACCTCCGCCACATcggcggccgccgcctccgcgccaacGGGAGGTACTGGAACACCGACGCCaccgtcgactacgtcgacgaccTCGACAACATCAGCAGGAAGATGCTCTGGGTCGTAGAGCAAATCCCCTCCAGGGAGATCATACCTCCCCTTCCACGTCCCACTAGG CTTCCCCACCTGACGTTGCGGTCGCGGCTGATCATGTACATTTTGCCGACCGTCTACGGGGCCCTCCTCGCCCGCGGCACGTTCGTGTTCAGGGGGAGGTCCGTGTACCGGCTGAGGAAGGAGCTGGCCAGGCAGCTGGGCGTCATCGTAAACGTGGAGGACTCCGACCTCTTCATGTGCCTCCCCACGCAGGATGGCCGGATTTTTCCACTCGTCGTCGACCTGCCCCGCAGCGGCCAGACCCtccacatcgtcgtcgtcgtcgccggaaCGCCTG CCCAGGCGGCGCTGCGGTACGCGGATGTCGATGCATAG
- the LOC123153047 gene encoding uncharacterized protein: MELFQDGQRVRLRSRARGTYLHADDDGLGVSLRRLRASMNVAWTVHFYQGRYLLFQSAVYGGYLTATSAPARRGHRGRRVEQRNYFHSEVDLMLWQAVHMENLFLNHMNGGNLRANGRYRRWNNGVSVDHIDDINNISTMMHWVVEVIPAREIMPRLPRPSPLPNLVMRPRMIMYVWPNIHGVLITHGTFVFGNTEYKRPKPNSPYILA; the protein is encoded by the exons ATGGAGCTGTTCCAGGACGGCCAGCGCGTGCGGCTGCGGAGCCGCGCGCGCGGGACGTACCTGCACGCCGACGATGACGGGCTTGGCGTCTCCCTCCGCCGGCTCCGCGCGTCGATGAACGTGGCTTGGACGGTGCACTTCTATCAGGGCCGGTACCTGCTCTTCCAGAGCGCCGTCTACGGTGGCTACCTCACCGCCACGTCCGCGCCGGCGCGGCGCGGCCACCGCGGGCGCCGCGTCGAGCAGCGCAACTACTTTCACTCGGAGGTGGATCTAATGCTTTGGCAGGCCGTCCACATGGAGAACCTCTTCCTCAACCACAtgaacggcggcaacctccgcgcCAACGGGAGGTACCGCCGCTGGAACAACGGCGTCAGCGTCGACCACATCGACGACATCAACAACATCAGCACCATGATGCATTGGGTCGTGGAGGTCATCCCCGCCAGGGAGATCATGCCTCGCCTTCCACGTCCGTCTCCG CTTCCCAACCTCGTGATGCGGCCGCGGATGATCATGTACGTGTGGCCGAACATCCACGGGGTCCTCATCACCCACGGCACGTTCGTGTTCG GAAACACCGAATATAAACGACCAAAGCCCAATAGCCCATACATCTTGGCGTAG